The following coding sequences lie in one Triticum urartu cultivar G1812 unplaced genomic scaffold, Tu2.1 TuUngrouped_contig_2648, whole genome shotgun sequence genomic window:
- the LOC125527032 gene encoding histone H4 yields MSGRGKGGKGLGKGGAKRHRKVLRDNIQGITKPAIRRLARRGGVKRISGLIYEETRGVLKIFLENVIRDAVTYTEHARRKTVTAMDVVYALKRQGRTLYGFGG; encoded by the coding sequence CCGGCCGCGGCAAGGGAGGCAAGGGGCTCGGCAAGGGCGGCGCCAAGCGCCACCGGAAGGTGCTGCGCGACAACATCCAgggcatcaccaagccggcgatCCGGCGCCTCGCTCGGAGGGGCGGCGTGAAGCGCATCTCCGGCCTCATCTACGAGGAGACCCGCGGCGTGCTCAAGATCTTCCTCGAGAACGTCATCCGCGACGCCGTCACCTACACGGAGCACGCCCGCCGCAAGACCGTCACCGCCATGGACGTCGTCTACGCGCTCAAGCGCCAGGGCCGCACCCTCTACGGCTTCGGCGGCTAG